One genomic window of Hydra vulgaris chromosome 03, alternate assembly HydraT2T_AEP includes the following:
- the LOC136078483 gene encoding protein GVQW3-like — MDQKQFRVLILHCFLMGKNTVQAKQWLEKCYGDSAPSKTTIKRWFADFKRGRRDTDDAERSGRPNEAVTPENIKKIYKIVLNDRKVKLRELADIVNISKERVGFIFHEHLTMRKLCSKWVPRLLTVDQNKERVDDSEQCLAMFKRNKPEFLHRYVTICDET; from the coding sequence aTGGATCAAAAACAATTTCGTGTTTTAATTTTACACTGCTTCTTGATGGGAAAAAATACAGTTCAAGCGAAGCAATGGCTTGAAAAGTGTTATGGTGACTCCGCTCcatcaaaaacaacaataaaacgtTGGTTTGCTGACTTCAAACGTGGTCGTAGAGACACCGATGATGCAGAACGCAGTGGACGTCCAAATGAGGCGGTAACACcagaaaacatcaaaaaaatctacaaaattgttttgaatgaTCGAAAAGTGAAGTTGCGTGAGTTAGCTGACATcgtaaatatatcaaaagaacGTGTTGGCTTTATATTCCATGAGCATTTGACAATGAGAAAGCTCTGTTCAAAGTGGGTGCCGCGTTTGCTCACTGTTGACCAAAACAAAGAACGTGTTGATGATTCTGAGCAGTGTTTGGCCATGTTCAAACGTAACAAACCGGAATTTTTGCATCGATATGTGACAATATGTGATGAAACATAA